In one window of Paraflavitalea soli DNA:
- a CDS encoding DNA gyrase/topoisomerase IV subunit A: protein MAKSKINEQAFNLDTGLTGQYKTWFLDYASYVILERAVPAVEDGLKPVQRRILHAMKEMDDGRYNKVANIIGQAMQYHPHGDASIGDALVNMGQKDLLIDTQGNWGDVRTGDDAAAARYIEARLSKFALDVAFNAKTTEWALSYDGRKNEPVTLPMKFPLLLAQGAEGIAVGLATKILPHNFIELIEAAIKYLRGKKFELLPDFQTGGMMDATNYNEGKRGGKVRVRAHIEELDKKTLVIRDVPYGVTTAQLMDSIVKANDQGKIKIKKVTDNTAAEVEVQVDLAPGISPDITIDALYAFTDCEVSISPNACVIVDHKPQFLSVYELLRLSVDKTKDLLKRELEIRLGELQEKWHYTSLEKIFFEEKIYKELEKKHETWDKVLLAIAKAFEPFRKQLKRDITREDIVKLTEKPVRRIYKLDIDELNDQIKGLEKDIKQVKHDLNNLVDFAVAYYENLLAKYGKGRERKTEVKLFEAIQAKQVAIANIKIYVNRADGFIGTSLKKDEFVADCSALDDIIAFTKTGKMKIVKVSDKAFIGKDIIHVALFQKNDERTTYNMIYVDSKSGISFAKRFNVTGITRDKEYDLTKGDEKSKVHYFSANPNGEAEIVKVVLNPNSSARNKEFDFAFEELEIKNRTSMGNQVTKYPIKSVKFKEAGRSTLGGRKLWFDDQFGRLTTETKGEYLGTFQPEDKLLVMYHDGTYEITDQELTKKFDVDSVVEIEKFNPEKIVTAIYLDNDKQQFNIKRFKIETTTLNNKFMFIKEGDGNYLDSVTTHPEPIVLIKSGRGTQARTQKIKIHGFVEVMGWKAVGNKLADFTKSTEFEWAMKEIKETENDQPELF from the coding sequence ATGGCAAAATCAAAAATAAACGAACAGGCATTTAATCTTGACACCGGGTTAACCGGCCAATACAAAACCTGGTTCCTGGACTATGCATCTTATGTGATCCTGGAAAGGGCGGTACCTGCGGTGGAAGATGGGTTGAAACCCGTACAACGGCGTATCCTGCACGCCATGAAAGAAATGGATGATGGCCGGTACAATAAGGTGGCCAATATCATTGGACAAGCCATGCAGTACCACCCGCATGGTGATGCCAGTATTGGAGATGCCCTGGTGAATATGGGACAAAAAGACCTGCTGATCGATACACAGGGTAACTGGGGTGATGTGCGCACCGGCGACGATGCGGCGGCAGCCCGGTACATTGAAGCACGCCTGAGCAAATTTGCCCTCGACGTAGCCTTCAATGCAAAGACTACCGAGTGGGCCTTGAGCTATGATGGTCGTAAAAATGAGCCGGTAACCTTGCCCATGAAGTTTCCCTTATTGCTGGCACAGGGTGCTGAGGGTATTGCGGTGGGCCTCGCTACTAAGATATTACCACATAATTTCATCGAACTGATCGAAGCAGCCATTAAATACCTGCGTGGAAAGAAGTTTGAATTGTTGCCCGATTTCCAAACAGGCGGTATGATGGATGCCACTAATTACAATGAAGGCAAACGTGGAGGAAAAGTGAGGGTGCGCGCTCATATTGAGGAATTGGATAAAAAGACATTGGTGATCAGGGATGTTCCTTATGGAGTAACTACAGCCCAGTTGATGGACTCCATTGTAAAGGCCAACGACCAGGGAAAGATCAAGATCAAGAAAGTGACCGATAATACAGCCGCTGAAGTGGAAGTGCAGGTAGACCTGGCTCCCGGCATTTCACCGGATATTACCATCGATGCCCTGTATGCCTTCACCGATTGTGAAGTAAGCATCTCGCCCAATGCCTGTGTGATCGTTGACCATAAACCACAGTTCCTGAGCGTGTATGAACTGCTGCGCCTGTCGGTAGATAAGACCAAGGACCTGCTGAAGCGTGAACTAGAGATCAGGTTGGGTGAACTGCAGGAGAAATGGCACTATACCTCACTGGAAAAGATCTTCTTCGAAGAAAAGATATACAAGGAGCTGGAGAAGAAACATGAGACCTGGGATAAGGTATTACTGGCGATCGCCAAAGCATTCGAACCATTCAGAAAGCAACTGAAGCGCGATATTACCCGGGAAGATATTGTAAAGCTGACCGAAAAGCCTGTACGTCGTATCTATAAGCTGGATATTGATGAGCTGAATGATCAGATCAAAGGCCTGGAAAAAGATATCAAACAGGTGAAGCATGACCTGAACAACCTGGTTGATTTTGCAGTAGCCTATTATGAAAACCTGCTTGCTAAATATGGCAAGGGCAGGGAACGTAAAACAGAAGTAAAGCTGTTTGAAGCCATTCAGGCCAAGCAGGTGGCCATTGCCAATATCAAGATATATGTAAACCGCGCTGATGGATTTATTGGCACCAGCCTGAAGAAGGATGAGTTTGTAGCCGACTGTTCAGCACTTGATGATATTATTGCCTTTACCAAGACTGGTAAGATGAAGATCGTGAAGGTATCCGACAAGGCCTTCATTGGAAAAGATATCATCCATGTGGCATTGTTCCAGAAGAATGATGAGCGTACGACCTACAATATGATCTACGTGGATAGTAAGTCCGGCATCAGCTTCGCCAAGCGATTCAATGTAACCGGTATTACCCGTGATAAAGAGTACGATCTTACCAAGGGCGATGAAAAGAGCAAGGTGCATTATTTCTCTGCCAATCCCAATGGTGAAGCGGAGATCGTGAAAGTTGTACTCAATCCCAACAGCTCTGCACGCAATAAGGAATTCGACTTTGCCTTCGAAGAGCTGGAGATCAAGAACCGCACCAGTATGGGCAACCAGGTTACCAAATACCCCATCAAGAGCGTTAAGTTCAAAGAGGCAGGTCGTTCTACACTGGGTGGCCGTAAGCTCTGGTTTGATGACCAGTTTGGTCGCTTAACCACCGAGACCAAAGGCGAATACCTGGGTACTTTCCAGCCCGAAGACAAACTGCTGGTTATGTATCATGATGGAACTTATGAGATCACCGATCAGGAGTTGACCAAGAAATTTGATGTAGACAGTGTGGTCGAGATTGAGAAGTTCAATCCTGAGAAGATCGTGACCGCCATTTACCTGGATAATGATAAACAGCAATTTAATATTAAGCGGTTCAAAATTGAGACCACTACGCTCAATAATAAATTTATGTTTATCAAGGAAGGAGATGGCAACTACCTCGATTCTGTTACTACCCACCCGGAGCCTATTGTGTTGATTAAATCGGGCCGCGGCACACAGGCACGTACACAGAAGATCAAGATCCATGGCTTTGTAGAAGTGATGGGTTGGAAAGCGGTAGGTAATAAACTGGCCGACTTTACCAAGAGTACCGAGTTTGAATGGGCCATGAAAGAGATCAAAGAAACAGAGAACGATCAACCTGAATTATTTTAG
- a CDS encoding serine hydrolase produces the protein MRQKLWLIVVVILQLACSSHTASAQTDADRINELVTAYVRQYKFNGTVLVVNKGQVVFSKGFGFKSVKDSTWNDVNTIYQLGSVTKQFTAAVILQLQEQKKLSVQDKLGKYFPELPGADTITIEHLLTHTSGIFNYTNDGTFMATEAVKSATPEKIIALFKDRQLDFRPGTKWSYSNSGYMLLGYIIEKVMGQPYEQAVRERIFKPLGMTHSGFDFTHLTNINKATGYTVYKEKMKVQAGIVDSSVSFAAGAIYSTVNDLWEWHKGLLKNTVLKAASLEKAYTPYMNKYGYGWTIDTVFGKKIMQHGGGIFGFNTNFARIPADDLCVVLLSNMNTGALGAINESILAILYNRPYEVPKEKVAIKVDAAVLQQYAGEYELKPGLTLTVRVENGALKGLVTGQPEFDMYAETENKFFLKVVDATCEFVKDADGKVNSITWKQGATIQAKRIK, from the coding sequence ATGAGACAGAAACTATGGCTGATCGTTGTGGTCATACTGCAGCTTGCCTGCAGCAGCCATACAGCCTCCGCCCAAACCGATGCCGACAGGATCAATGAACTGGTCACTGCCTATGTCCGCCAATACAAGTTCAACGGAACAGTACTGGTCGTTAATAAAGGACAGGTAGTATTCAGTAAAGGGTTTGGCTTTAAAAGCGTAAAGGACAGCACCTGGAATGATGTGAATACCATATACCAGCTGGGTTCTGTCACCAAACAATTTACAGCTGCCGTTATCCTGCAGTTGCAGGAGCAGAAGAAATTGTCGGTGCAGGATAAACTGGGCAAATACTTTCCGGAACTGCCGGGCGCTGATACGATCACCATTGAACACCTGTTGACACATACATCAGGTATATTCAATTATACCAACGATGGTACCTTCATGGCCACCGAGGCTGTTAAATCAGCCACACCGGAAAAGATCATTGCCTTGTTTAAGGACAGGCAGTTGGATTTCCGGCCGGGTACCAAATGGAGCTATAGCAACTCTGGCTATATGTTGCTGGGCTATATCATTGAAAAAGTAATGGGCCAGCCTTATGAACAGGCAGTACGGGAGCGTATCTTCAAACCATTGGGCATGACGCACAGTGGATTTGATTTTACCCACCTGACCAACATAAATAAGGCCACCGGTTATACGGTCTATAAGGAAAAGATGAAAGTGCAGGCAGGTATTGTGGATTCTTCTGTTTCTTTTGCAGCAGGCGCCATCTATTCTACCGTAAATGACCTGTGGGAATGGCACAAGGGGTTGCTGAAAAACACAGTGCTGAAAGCAGCCTCCCTGGAAAAAGCCTACACCCCTTATATGAATAAGTATGGCTATGGCTGGACAATAGATACCGTGTTTGGAAAAAAGATCATGCAGCATGGCGGCGGTATTTTTGGTTTCAATACCAATTTTGCCCGTATACCGGCCGATGACCTTTGTGTGGTGCTGCTATCCAATATGAATACCGGCGCATTGGGAGCCATCAACGAAAGTATACTGGCCATCCTGTACAATCGCCCTTATGAGGTGCCTAAAGAAAAAGTGGCTATTAAAGTAGATGCCGCCGTTTTGCAGCAATATGCAGGCGAATATGAGCTGAAACCGGGTCTCACGCTTACTGTACGGGTGGAGAATGGTGCTTTGAAAGGATTGGTCACCGGACAACCTGAATTTGACATGTACGCCGAAACAGAAAACAAGTTCTTTTTAAAAGTGGTGGATGCCACTTGCGAGTTTGTAAAGGATGCCGATGGAAAAGTAAATTCCATCACCTGGAAACAGGGCGCTACCATCCAGGCAAAGCGAATTAAATAA
- a CDS encoding DUF1835 domain-containing protein, giving the protein MIHIVFNEADVDVLKKAIELDETMQGDVVQIKDDYAVGPLMGIYTTEGMEARKQWWRDVLAGGDYDGRVETGQIDDNAVVIDLIERLKNEPTELVWIWAAQNKHDVSGYYWLMSQLKDFQGRLYILYLNNLPFINEKGLIFYPEWLHVIPPKEFLKAKKLARPITLSEFEVDPDEWAKLQQEDKGVRLLEGGKKLVQQGYDYYDADLKKYITGDWQKASKIIHQFLSKNKQTTGDAYMLWRLKVMLAAGEFDVQGEVKNMKEFEVKNKVAQGAETTNA; this is encoded by the coding sequence ATGATCCATATAGTTTTTAACGAAGCTGATGTAGATGTTCTGAAAAAAGCCATTGAGCTGGATGAAACCATGCAGGGCGATGTGGTGCAGATAAAAGACGATTATGCAGTGGGCCCGCTCATGGGCATTTATACCACCGAAGGCATGGAAGCCCGCAAGCAATGGTGGCGTGATGTACTGGCCGGTGGGGATTATGATGGCAGGGTAGAAACGGGCCAGATAGATGATAATGCAGTAGTGATCGATTTAATAGAAAGGTTAAAAAATGAGCCCACTGAACTGGTATGGATATGGGCTGCCCAGAATAAACATGATGTGAGTGGTTATTACTGGCTTATGAGCCAGTTGAAAGATTTTCAGGGAAGGTTGTATATCCTGTACCTGAATAACCTGCCTTTTATCAATGAGAAAGGATTAATCTTTTATCCTGAATGGCTGCATGTAATTCCACCGAAAGAATTCCTGAAAGCCAAAAAGCTGGCCCGTCCCATTACACTTAGTGAATTTGAGGTTGACCCGGATGAATGGGCCAAACTGCAACAGGAAGATAAAGGTGTGCGCCTCCTGGAAGGAGGTAAAAAACTGGTGCAGCAGGGATATGATTATTATGATGCCGACCTGAAAAAATACATCACCGGCGACTGGCAGAAAGCGTCGAAGATCATTCACCAGTTCCTGAGTAAGAATAAGCAAACCACGGGCGATGCCTACATGCTGTGGCGACTGAAAGTAATGCTGGCAGCCGGTGAATTTGATGTACAGGGTGAAGTGAAGAACATGAAGGAGTTTGAAGTGAAGAACAAGGTGGCACAGGGAGCAGAAACAACCAACGCCTAA
- a CDS encoding class I SAM-dependent methyltransferase has product MFEFHADRKRYFDIQRDNAERFVIPFIEERFPIKPGQRVLEIGCGEAGVLLAFLEKGCTGVGVELDSPRLVNAAAWTKEYLDAGKVIYIDKDIYKVDVERELGGKFDIIILKDVIEHIHDQPKLIAEMKRLLNPSGCIFFGFPPWKMPFGGHQQMCKGKWLSKLPWYHLLPRSLYSYILKRNGEPVEALLEIRDTRISIEKFERIAKKTGYKISLSRHYLINPIYEYKFGWKARKQLGVIRHIPWLRNFVTTCVYYLITPE; this is encoded by the coding sequence ATGTTTGAATTTCATGCCGACCGGAAACGATATTTCGATATCCAGCGCGATAATGCTGAGCGTTTTGTCATACCCTTTATAGAGGAGCGGTTTCCGATCAAACCGGGACAGCGGGTATTGGAAATCGGCTGTGGCGAAGCAGGCGTACTGTTGGCTTTCCTGGAAAAAGGTTGCACGGGCGTAGGGGTAGAGCTTGATTCTCCACGTCTGGTAAATGCAGCAGCATGGACCAAAGAATACCTCGATGCAGGCAAGGTAATATACATCGACAAAGACATTTATAAGGTAGATGTAGAAAGGGAGCTGGGCGGAAAGTTTGACATCATCATCCTGAAAGATGTTATTGAGCATATTCACGATCAGCCAAAGCTGATAGCCGAAATGAAACGCCTGTTGAATCCTTCCGGTTGCATCTTCTTTGGATTCCCTCCCTGGAAAATGCCATTTGGAGGTCACCAGCAGATGTGCAAAGGAAAATGGCTGAGCAAATTGCCCTGGTACCACCTGTTACCGCGTAGCCTGTACAGCTATATTTTAAAGCGCAATGGAGAGCCGGTAGAGGCTCTGCTGGAAATAAGGGATACCCGTATCTCTATCGAAAAGTTTGAAAGAATTGCTAAAAAGACCGGGTATAAGATAAGTTTAAGCAGACATTACCTGATCAATCCGATCTATGAATATAAATTTGGATGGAAGGCCCGCAAACAGTTGGGGGTTATCAGGCATATTCCCTGGCTGCGCAATTTTGTAACGACCTGTGTATACTATCTCATTACACCTGAATAG